One part of the Tenacibaculum sp. 190130A14a genome encodes these proteins:
- a CDS encoding glycosyltransferase family 4 protein — protein MKVLIVTYYWPPAGGPGVQRWLKFVKYLRHFNIEPVVFTADNASYPIVDASLEKDVLEGIEVIKCPIIEPNSVLSKFKKKGTQNSMGFLNPNPTFLDKVLMYIRANYFIPDARKFWIKPSVKRIKKYLKDNPVDVIITTGPPYSVHLIGLKIKQELKVKWIADFRDPWTSVDYFHLLPLTKSSLKKHYKLEEKVVTEADGVLMVSNHAKKKYEEKAQLIEVITNGFDVDGISKKESDIVLDKKFTLTHIGMMNSERNPKKLWEVLGELTKEREDFANDFVLKFIGKIDDTISEEIESCGLKNVEKVSYVPHPVAKQYQKQTQVLLIVVNDYPSAKEMIPGKTFEYLQAKRPIIGIGPEEGDLAEIVSKNNAGKVFSYTSKKELKEYIVTLYNQYKKGGIPNLNNSIEKYHRRNLTKKLVDYIEKVCNN, from the coding sequence TTGAAAGTTTTAATTGTAACATATTATTGGCCACCAGCAGGAGGCCCTGGAGTACAACGATGGTTGAAGTTTGTCAAATATTTACGCCATTTTAATATCGAACCAGTGGTGTTTACTGCTGACAATGCTAGCTATCCAATTGTAGATGCTTCTCTAGAAAAAGATGTTCTTGAAGGAATAGAAGTAATTAAGTGTCCAATAATAGAACCCAATAGTGTTTTATCAAAGTTTAAGAAAAAAGGGACACAAAATAGCATGGGATTTTTGAATCCCAATCCTACTTTTTTAGATAAGGTTTTAATGTATATAAGAGCTAACTATTTTATACCTGACGCTAGGAAATTTTGGATTAAACCTTCTGTGAAAAGAATAAAGAAATATTTAAAAGACAATCCTGTAGATGTAATTATTACAACGGGTCCACCTTATAGTGTTCACTTAATAGGTTTAAAAATAAAACAAGAGTTAAAAGTAAAATGGATAGCAGATTTTAGAGATCCTTGGACCAGCGTAGATTATTTTCATTTATTACCTTTAACCAAATCATCATTAAAAAAGCATTATAAGTTAGAAGAGAAAGTTGTAACAGAGGCAGATGGTGTTTTAATGGTAAGTAATCATGCAAAGAAGAAGTATGAAGAGAAAGCCCAGTTAATTGAAGTAATTACAAATGGTTTTGATGTAGATGGAATAAGTAAAAAAGAAAGTGATATTGTTCTAGATAAAAAGTTCACATTAACTCATATTGGAATGATGAATTCTGAAAGAAACCCAAAAAAACTTTGGGAAGTACTAGGAGAGTTAACAAAAGAACGTGAAGACTTTGCAAATGACTTTGTCTTAAAGTTTATAGGAAAAATTGATGATACTATTTCTGAAGAAATTGAGAGTTGTGGACTTAAAAATGTAGAGAAGGTTAGCTATGTACCACATCCAGTAGCAAAGCAATACCAAAAGCAAACACAAGTTTTATTAATTGTTGTAAATGATTATCCAAGTGCAAAGGAAATGATTCCTGGTAAAACATTTGAATATTTACAAGCTAAAAGACCTATAATTGGTATTGGTCCAGAGGAAGGCGATTTGGCCGAGATAGTGTCAAAGAATAATGCAGGAAAAGTATTTAGTTATACTAGTAAAAAAGAGTTAAAAGAGTATATTGTAACACTATATAATCAATATAAAAAAGGAGGAATACCGAACTTGAATAATTCTATTGAGAAATATCATAGAAGAAATTTAACCAAAAAATTGGTCGATTATATTGAAAAGGTGTGCAATAACTAA
- a CDS encoding glycosyltransferase family 4 protein, translated as MRIGMILDNVYPPDPRVENEAIELIKKGHEVFLFCLSYGNELEEEVIKDIKVRRYRTNTFEYKMSALAYTIPLYTILMKKKIRNFIIRNKVEAIHIHDMRIAAAAFEANKGLDVPTILDLHENRPEIMRFYPHMQKLRGKLLISIKKWKKKEEEFIRKATKVIVVTEEAKKEIVDRVGVKANKIVVVPNTVRKSFYENQNVPEIPYQKKENEFTMLYLGDTGDRRGLETVLESMVSLKTKINNLKFVVVGKTNPKLEKQVKDLELEEEVLLMGWRDAKTFPNWVQNADVCLSPLHRNIHHDTTFANKLFQYMSFGKAILVSDATVQKKLVEEVQSGLVHEERNVEDFTQKMLSLYKDVAMRNAMGERGKEYVRNHFTWDKTSKDLIGLYNSLT; from the coding sequence ATGAGGATAGGAATGATTTTAGACAATGTTTATCCTCCTGATCCTAGGGTGGAAAATGAGGCCATTGAATTAATTAAAAAAGGACATGAGGTATTTTTGTTCTGTTTGTCTTATGGAAATGAACTTGAAGAAGAGGTAATTAAAGACATAAAGGTTAGAAGGTATAGAACCAATACTTTTGAATATAAAATGTCTGCACTTGCATATACTATACCTCTGTATACAATTTTAATGAAAAAGAAAATTCGAAACTTTATCATTAGAAACAAAGTAGAGGCAATACATATACACGATATGAGAATTGCAGCAGCGGCATTTGAGGCTAATAAAGGTTTAGATGTACCAACGATATTAGATTTGCATGAAAATAGACCAGAAATAATGCGTTTTTACCCTCATATGCAAAAATTAAGAGGAAAGCTTCTTATTTCTATTAAAAAATGGAAAAAGAAAGAAGAAGAGTTTATTAGAAAAGCCACAAAAGTTATTGTCGTAACAGAAGAAGCTAAGAAGGAAATTGTAGATAGAGTAGGAGTAAAAGCGAATAAAATTGTGGTGGTACCTAATACAGTGCGTAAATCATTTTATGAAAATCAAAATGTACCCGAAATTCCTTATCAGAAAAAGGAAAATGAGTTTACCATGCTTTATTTAGGCGATACTGGAGATAGAAGAGGATTAGAAACAGTACTTGAGAGTATGGTTTCTTTAAAAACAAAGATTAATAATCTTAAGTTTGTTGTGGTTGGAAAAACAAATCCAAAGCTAGAAAAACAAGTAAAAGACTTAGAGCTTGAAGAGGAAGTGTTATTAATGGGTTGGAGAGATGCTAAAACATTTCCTAATTGGGTGCAAAACGCTGATGTTTGCTTGTCTCCTTTACATAGAAATATACATCACGATACTACCTTTGCAAATAAGTTGTTTCAATATATGAGTTTTGGAAAAGCTATTTTGGTAAGTGATGCAACGGTTCAAAAAAAGTTGGTAGAAGAGGTACAATCTGGGCTAGTACATGAAGAAAGAAATGTAGAAGATTTTACTCAAAAAATGCTAAGCTTGTACAAAGATGTAGCAATGCGCAATGCTATGGGAGAAAGAGGGAAAGAATATGTAAGAAACCATTTTACCTGGGATAAAACCTCTAAAGATTTAATAGGATTATATAATAGTTTGACTTGA